The Penicillium digitatum chromosome 6, complete sequence genome has a window encoding:
- a CDS encoding Ribosome assembly protein Noc2, putative: protein MVGGKKSTKKFVQKRLPDVLERRKAHAKIKQRHQLNDKRKEKSAARRAEAEAAAAAAENPEELKKQNAFSEMNVDDFFAGGFDIPEDKGKKASKKDTTPKIGKRKRSEDKAQADAEASEGESDDDSVDAYDEHKDQLESLKDKDPEFYKYLKENDSELLEFGDQGDLSEVDALSESEEPEDEEPAKKKKKKSKKEEEPEEETEDETLTIEMVKKWQKLMEEQNSIRAMRQAVLAFRAAAYVNDPDAPEQKYTISDKNVYHQVLITALNTIPKVLAHHLPVKESASGKIRVSLDSKKFKTLTPLIKSHTASVHQLLVNLSDASTLKLTLASIEPMLPYLLQFRKVLKTLVKIVVGIWADVSTADATRITGFLILRRLMVLGDAGIRESVLKATYEGVVKGSRNTTVHTLAGVNLMKNSAAEIWGIDQNVSYTAGFSFIRQLAMHLRKSITNTSKESYKTIYNWQYVHSLDFWSRVLSQHCDGLVEAQVGKQSALRPLIYPVVQITLGAMRLIPTATYFPLRFQLTRSLLRISRATGTYIPLSASLLEVLTSAEMRKHPKSSTLKPLDFNTAIRAPKSYLRSRTYQDGIGEQVAELLSEFFVLWSKHIAFPELSVPVVVSLKRWLKQVSARSGGNKNAKINQMILLLVQKVETNARWIEERRMNVSYAPRNRSAVESFLKDVDWETTPVGAFVKTQRKLREERAAVLEEGRIEEEKRRQEAKKNGGEDEDMGGVAGSDDGSEDEEELESEEEAEIESEDEDEMEMEDE from the coding sequence ATGGTTGGAGGAAAAAAATCGACGAAGAAGTTCGTGCAGAAGCGTCTGCCAGACGTCCTCGAGCGACGCAAAGCGCATGCCAAGATTAAGCAAAGACACCAACTGAACGACAAGCGCAAGGAAAAAAGTGCTGCTCGCCGTGCCGAAGCCGaagccgccgccgccgccgcagaAAACCCGGAGGAGTTGAAGAAACAAAATGCCTTCTCCGAAATGAACGTTGACGACTTCTTCGCTGGCGGCTTCGATATTCCCGAGGACAAGGGAAAGAAGGCTAGCAAGAAGGACACCACCCCCAAGATCGGCAAGCGCAAGCGCTCAGAAGATAAGGCACAGGCAGACGCTGAGGCTTCTGAGGGTGAGAGTGATGACGACAGCGTCGATGCTTACGATGAGCACAAGGACCAGCTGGAGTCATTGAAGGACAAAGACCCCGAGTTCTATAAATATCTGAAGGAAAACGATTCTGAACTGCTCGAATTCGGTGACCAAGGCGATCTTTCAGAGGTTGACGCTCTGAGCGAAAGCGAAGAACCTGAAGATGAGGAACcagccaagaagaagaagaagaagtccaagaaggaggaggagccTGAGGAGGAGACCGAGGATGAGACCCTGACTATTGAGATGGTCAAGAAGTGGCAGAAGTTGATGGAGGAGCAAAACTCGATCCGAGCGATGCGCCAGGCTGTGCTCGCTTTCCGTGCGGCCGCGTATGTCAATGACCCTGATGCCCCCGAGCAAAAATACACCATCTCCGACAAAAACGTCTACCACCAGGTTCTCATCACGGCTCTTAACACCATCCCCAAGGTCCTAGCCCACCATCTCCCCGTCAAGGAGAGCGCTTCTGGCAAAATCAGAGTGTCATTAGATtccaagaagttcaagacTCTCACACCTCTGATCAAATCGCACACTGCTTCAGTTCACCAGCTTCTGGTCAACTTGTCCGACGCATCGACACTAAAGTTGACCCTCGCGTCAATTGAGCCCATGCTGCCTTACCTTCTTCAGTTCCGCAAGGTGCTGAAGACACTCGTTAAGATTGTCGTCGGAATTTGGGCTGATGTGTCTACGGCTGACGCCACCCGTATCACAGGTTTCTTGATTCTGCGCCGCCTTATGGTTCTGGGAGATGCAGGTATCAGGGAGAGTGTGCTCAAGGCCACTTACGAGGGTGTTGTCAAGGGTAGCCGCAACACAACGGTGCACACGCTAGCAGGCGTGAACTTAATGAAGAACTCTGCAGCCGAAATCTGGGGTATTGACCAGAACGTCTCATACACAGCAGGGTTCTCCTTCATCCGTCAGCTGGCTATGCACCTGCGCAAGAGCATTACCAATACCTCCAAGGAGTCCTACAAGACCATCTACAACTGGCAATACGTGCACTCACTGGACTTCTGGTCCCGAGTGCTTTCACAGCACTGCGACGGCCTTGTCGAGGCTCAAGTCGGCAAGCAGTCCGCTCTGCGTCCCCTTATCTACCCCGTCGTGCAAATTACCCTGGGCGCCATGCGCCTCATCCCAACCGCCACGTACTTCCCTCTGCGCTTCCAATTGACGCGCTCCCTGCTCCGTATTTCCCGCGCAACAGGCACCTACATCCCGCTCTCAGCTTCACTTCTCGAGGTCCTAACCTCCGCAGAGATGCGCAAGCACCCCAAGTCCAGCACGCTCAAGCCCCTAGACTTCAACACAGCGATCCGCGCGCCCAAATCCTACCTGCGCTCGCGCACTTACCAGGACGGCATCGGTGAGCAGGTCGCCGAGCTCCTCTCTGAGTTCTTCGTCCTGTGGTCCAAGCACATTGCGTTCCCGGAACTGTCCGTGCCCGTCGTTGTCTCCCTCAAGCGCTGGCTGAAGCAGGTCTCTGCCCGCAGCGGTGGAAACAAGAACGCTAAAATCAACCAGATGATCCTGCTTCTCGTGCAGAAGGTTGAGACCAATGCCCGCTGGATCGAGGAGCGCCGTATGAACGTCTCGTACGCTCCCCGCAACCGCTCTGCCGTTGAATCTTTCCTCAAGGATGTTGACTGGGAGACTACTCCTGTCGGTGCGTTCGTTAAGACGCAGCGCAAGCTGCGTGAGGAGCGTGCTGCTGTCCTCGAAGAAGGCCGTatcgaggaagagaagcggagacaggaggcgaagaagaatggtggagaagatgaagacatgGGTGGTGTTGCTGGCAGTGATGATGGcagcgaggatgaggaggaatTGGAGAGCGAGGAGGAAGCCGAGATCGAgagtgaagatgaagacgagatggagatggaggacGAGTAG
- a CDS encoding Molybdopterin cofactor biosynthesis C (MoaC) domain → MAGSCKRIWSCSRAARPWGIQTRVQSTRAASRPDAIVASPELPPPHISTESSKLSKFKSVKPFSEFLTDTFNRQHDYLRISITERCNLRCLYCMPEEGIDLSPSAKLLTSPEILYLSSLFVSQGVTKIRLTGGEPTVRKDIVPLMQDIGKLRQNGLRELCLTTNGISLYRKLDPMVEAGLTGVNLSLDTLDPFQFQIMTRRKGFDAVMKSIDRILEMNQVGAGIKLKINCVVMRGMNDREILPFVELGREKPVEVRFIEYMPFGGNKWNQGKMFSYQEMLAVIREKYPTFEKVADHKNDTSKTYRVPGFEGRVGFITSMTHNFCGTCNRLRITSDGNLKVCLFGNAEVSLRDIIRKENGGNPIDVDAINNLQLLETVQTSARLSDKGGLVNEREREILDIIGMAVKRKKAKHAGMAQLKDMKNRPMILIDNKPKAWGSGSHFWSPIPIHILSRLPAASQSRLYHSGRSKSETENRNPRLSPSLPTASDADLPHLTPSKTVHMTQITEKPETKRVATAACTVSFSNARPWEILREGQTTHKGDVFSVARIAGIMAAKRTPDIVPLCHPGIGITGVEVSVELVEPAQNRDHGGMHVVASVSCFGRTGVEMEAMTATIGAALTVYDMLKAVDKGMVIESVRLLEKQGGKSGHWVRE, encoded by the exons ATGGCTGGCTCATGCAAGCGAATTTGGTCTTGCTCTAGGGCTGCCCGCCCGTGGGGTATACAGACTCGAGTCCAGAGTACTCGCGCCGCATCAAGACCTGACGCAATCGTCGCCTCCCCTGAATTACCTCCTCCGCACATATCAACTGAATCCTCCAAACTGTCAAAATTCAAGTCTGTGAAGCCCTTCTCCGAGTTCCTCACCGATACCTTTAATCGCCAACATGACTATCTCCGCATCAGCATTACAGAACGGTGCAATCTTCGGTGTCTGTACTGCATGCCCGAGGAAGGCATAGACCTTTCGCCCTCTGCGAAACTGCTGACGTCCCCGGAGATCCTATACCTGTCCTCACTGTTCGTCTCACAAGGCGTGACCAAAATCCGATTGACGGGCGGGGAGCCGACAGTCCGAAAAGACATCGTGCCGTTGATGCAGGACATTGGCAAGCTGCGACAAAATGGGCTTCGGGAACTGTGTCTGACAACCAATGGGATCTCATTATATCGAAAATTAGACCCGATGGTAGAAGCCGGGTTGACGGGAGTCAATCTTAGCCTGGACACGCTGGATCCGTTCCAGTTCCAGATCATGACACGTCGCAAGGGATTCGATGCTGTGATGAAGAGCATCGACCGCATTCTGGAAATGAATCAGGTCGGTGCGGGGATCAAGCTGAAGATTAATTGTGTTGTTATGAGGGGAATGAACGACCGAGAGATCCTCCCGTTCGTGGAACTGGGCCGCGAGAAACCGGTTGAAGTGCGCTTCATCGAGTACATGCCTTTCGGTGGGAACAAATGGAACCAGGGAAAGATGTTCTCGTACCAGGAAATGCTGGCTGTCATCCGAGAGAAGTATCCCACATTTGAAAAAGTGGCCGACCACAAGAATGACACGAGTAAGACATACCGTGTTCCTGGATTCGAAGGGCGCGTGGGATTCATTACGAGCATGACACACAACTTCTGTGGTACCTGCAACCGGTTGCGCATTACTAGTGATGGGAATCTCAAAGTCTGCCTGTTCGGTAACGCCGAGGTCTCATTGCGGGATATCATTCGCAAGGAAAACGGTGGAAACCCAATTGACGTGGATGCAATCAACAATCTACAACTGTTAGAAACAGTACAAACTTCCGCACGCCTTAGTGACAAAGGCGGCTTGGTGAATGAGCGAGAACGTGAGATCCTTGACATCATCGGCATGGCTGTGAAACGAAAGAAGGCGAAACACGCCGGCATGGCGCAACTGAAGGATATGAAGAACCGCCCTATGATCTTGATCG ATAATAAACCGAAAGCATGGGGGTCAGGATCTCACTTTTGGTCACCCATACCAATACATATACTTTCGCGTCTCCCTGCAGCTTCCCAAAGTCGTCTGTACCACTCTGGGCGTTCTAAATCAGAGACCGAGAACCGTAATCCACGTCTATCCCCCTCTCTACCCACCGCCTCAGACGCCGACCTCCCTCACCTCACACCATCCAAGACCGTACACATGACCCAGATCACCGAAAAACCCGAAACAAAACGCGTCGCTACCGCCGCCTGCACCGTCTCCTTCTCGAACGCACGACCCTGGGAAATCCTCCGCGAGGGCCAGACCACGCACAAAGGCGACGTCTTCAGCGTTGCCCGGATTGCAGGTATCATGGCCGCAAAAAGAACGCCTGATATCGTGCCCCTTTGTCATCCAGGCATTGGTATTACCGGGGTTGAGGTTAGCGTAGAACTAGTTGAACCTGCGCAAAACAGGGATCATGGCGGCATGCATGTCGTGGCGTCGGTCAGCTGCTTTGGTCGTACAGGGGTGGAAATGGAGGCTATGACCGCTACTATAGGTGCGGCTCTAACGGTTTACGACATGCTAAAGGCTGTGGATAAGGGAATGGTTATTGAATCCGTTCGattgttggagaaacagggtGGAAAGAGTGGGCATTGGGTACGGGAATAA
- a CDS encoding Potassium transporter, putative codes for MHAPLIFRKWRKYIGNAMMAVLPPLNFLTLHYLYFIATCMIASIIFYLTSTPWRSVAYVDSIFLCVSAMTGAGLNTVDLSTLNSFQQAVLFILLILGHAILISLTVLLVRKRAFEAKFKGVSNERERERSSCNPLEVELQARGREPAQGSTGTDIPGESNGHSGKPHPKTSVLAQVKSGEPSSRDEQPWMEDDQKTIGGTPRHHHHRVFPMAGIGARPDLHNHPRDAVPNVPLVVEDSVSGFKGILRGTQKYMASKGLVSRNSQFHDLTPAERDELGGVEYKAVSFLSVVVFLYFILFIIFGMVGVGGWLEVNDPAVTRTNGLSPFWTGAFFAVSAFVNSGMSLLDANMTALQLNAYPLLTMGFLILAGNTLFPCFLRFIIWTMRIMLPDRPRWQSWRITLDFILKHPRRVYTNLFPARHTWYLLGTIVILNGIDWASFELLSIGNKDIESLPTEYRVLDGLFQAIAVRAGGFYVVTIAGLRQGLLVLYVLMMYVSAYPVTLTMRNTNVYEERSLGIYAHDESPDSPANTSRSNVVMDLIRHHLGRPGLSETSRGYFVHQQIRSQLSHDLWWIALAIFFIAIRESDHYESQPVSFSTFNIIFEVVSAYGCVGVSLGFPGKNYSFCGAWHTVSKLILAAVALRGRHRGLPVAIDKAIMLPSESLAWAEEEDAAMRRDRSRVWAQEHGPVGSV; via the exons ATGCATGCACCGCTGATCT TCCGCAAATGGCGGAAGTACATCGGGAATGCCATGATGGCAGTGCTTCCGCCATTGAATTTCTTGACGCTACACTATCTCTATTTCATTGCCACATGCATGATCGCTAGTATCATTTTCTATTTGACATCGACGCCATGGCGTAGCGTTGCCTATGTGGACTCGATTTTCTTGTGTGTCAGTGCCATGACCGGTGCTGGATTGAATACG GTGGATCTGTCAACTCTGAATAGCTTCCAACAAGCAGTTTTGTTCATCCTGCTTATCCTGGGCCATGCCATTCTCATCTCTCTCACCGTACTTCTAGTACGTAAGAGGGCTTTCGAGGCAAAGTTCAAGGGTGTTTCCAATGAGCGGGAAAGAGAGCGGTCTAGTTGTAACCCCTTGGAAGTTGAACTCCAGGCCAGGGGCCGGGAACCTGCTCAGGGAAGCACCGGTACTGATATCCCGGGCGAAAGCAATGGACACAGCGGTAAACCGCACCCAAAGACATCGGTGCTGGCCCAAGTGAAATCGGGAGAGCCATCTTCTCGTGATGAACAGCCATGGATGGAAGATGACCAAAAAACCATCGGTGGCACACCCCgtcatcatcaccaccgAGTCTTTCCTATGGCTGGCATTGGGGCGAGACCGGATCTGCATAATCACCCTCGCGACGCAGTGCCTAACGTCCCCTTGGTAGTCGAGGACTCCGTGTCTGGCTTCAAGGGAATTCTTCGTGGTACACAGAAGTACATGGCGTCTAAGGGGCTCGTGTCCCGCAACTCCCAGTTCCACGATCTCACTCCTGCTGAACGTGACGAACTAGGTGGCGTTGAGTACAAGGCCGTCTCGTTTCTTTCTGTGGTTGTGTTTCTTTACTTTATCTTGTTTATCATCTTTGGTATGGTCGGGGTCGGTGGTTGGCTGGAAGTTAACGATCCCGCCGTGACGCGCACGAACGGCCTTTCGCCTTTCTGGACGGGtgctttctttgctgtttctGCTTTCGTGAACAGTGGCATGTCGCTTCTGGATGCTAATATGACTGCTTTGCAGTTGAA TGCTTACCCCCTTCTCACAATGGGATTCCTGATTCTAGCTGGAAACACTCTCTTCCCTTGTTTCCTGCGGTTCATTATCTGGACTATGAGGATCATGCTTCCGGACCGGCCGAGGTGGCAGTCGTGGCGTATAACCCTTGATTTCATCTTGAAGCATCCTCGAAGG GTCTATACGAACCTCTTCCCTGCTCGCCATACGTGGTATCTACTCGGCACGATTGTCATTCTGAACGGTATCGACTGGGCGTCATTTGAGCTACTGTCTATTGGAAACAAGGACATCGAGAGTCTTCCTACCGAGTATCGTGTGTTGGATGGACTTTTCCAAGCCATAG CGGTACGCGCTGGTGGATTCTACGTTGTAACCATTGCCGGTCTTCGCCAGGGTCTCTTGGTTCTCTATG TACTTATGATG TACGTCTCCGCGTACCCAGTAACGCTCACGATGCG CAATACGAACGTCTACGAAGAACGCTCGCTAGGAATCTATGCACACGACGAATCCCCAGACTCACCAGCAAACACAAGCCGCAGCAACGTAGTAATGGACCTAATCCGACACCATCTCGGCCGCCCAGGCCTGTCCGAGACTTCGCGTGGCTACTTCGTGCACCAACAGATCCGCTCCCAACTCAGCCATGACCTGTGGTGGATCGCGCTGGCGATAttcttcatcgccatccGCGAGTCAGACCACTATGAATCCCAGCCTGTGTCTTTCTCCACCTTCAACATCATTTTCGAGGTTGTCTCTGCCTACGGCTGTGTGGGTGTCAGTCTTGGATTCCCTGGGAAGAATTACTCGTTCTGTGGAGCGTGGCACACTGTTAGCAAGTTGATTCTTGCTGCTGTGGCTTTACGTGGTAGGCATCGTGGTTTGCCCGTGGCAATTGACAAGGCTATCATGTTGCCCAGTGAATCTTTGGCTTGGgctgaagaggaggatgctgctatgcggAGGGATAGGTCTAGGGTTTGGGCTCAGGAGCATGGGCCTGTTGGGTCTGTTTAG
- a CDS encoding Glucose-inducible SAM-dependent methyltransferase Rrg1, putative, with product MISTTDEPLHVLDLPQLYQKPSGTDLVKALALLSLQPRTFGTTADVVKGPAVQPAGVTRYLTSIIASPLAWLDTEELREAIWDAAAARLSERSGRTAMPAMSRIFNVPTSSSEEYTLTLHEPSITADNLGMKTWVSSYLLARRLHKLKSPPALVSSASDTPSTINPQKPLRALELGAGTGLVGLSFAALQGESATVHLTDLPEIVPNLAHNAALNVELLTKTGATVTTGLLDWSVTPSPLPAAKEQFDVILAADPLYSPSHPKWLVDTIKPWLSRGLDARVVAEMPLRDAYLPQVKEFRQRMGELGLFVLEEGNEVGYDDWEGADGGALAVNCWWSIWGWSEKIRTRIPRLCFLSNATPKDQTLKMNMLASYSMEVNLMNEENIGRQKRGAVPSRDDDVGVTISMDRGFLPGPVFLGVQNPSKNDLYLCSFTENRYSLHPCDLSPEQTASIPASKFLESE from the exons ATGATCAGCACTACAGATGAGCCTCTACATG TGCTTGACCTCCCGCAACTTTACCAGAAGCCCTCGGGAACCGATCTCGTGAAAGCTCTAGCTCTGCTGAGCTTACAGCCACGCACATTTGGCACGACCGCTGATGTCGTCAAAGGCCCCGCGGTCCAGCCCGCGGGAGTGACTCGGTATCTCACATCCATCATCGCCAGCCCACTAGCATGGCTCGATACCGAGGAACTCCGGGAGGCAATCTGGGATGCAGCCGCTGCACGACTGAGTGAACGGTCTGGTCGAACTG CTATGCCGGCAATGTCTCGAATCTTCAACGTGCCCACCTCTTCCAGTGAAGAATACACACTGACACTCCATGAACCGTCAATCACAGCGGATAATCTCGGTATGAAGACTTGGGTGTCTTCCTATCTTCTCGCGCGCCGGCTTCACAAGCTTAAATCGCCACCAGCACTTGTTTCCTCGGCGTCAGATACTCCCTCTACAATCAATCCCCAGAAACCTCTGCGGGCGCTCGAACTCGGCGCTGGAACAGGCTTGGTTGGGCTTTCCTTCGCAGCTCTGCAGGGCGAGTCTGCCACCGTCCACCTTACCGACTTGCCCGAGATTGTTCCCAACCTCGCTCACAACGCTGCCTTGAACGTAGAACTCCTCACCAAAACTGGGGCGACTGTGACCACCGGTTTGCTTGACTGGTCGGTCACGCCGTCGCCCCTTCCAGCTGCGAAAGAGCAGTTTGATGTTATTCTCGCTGCAGATCCATTGTACTCGCCCAGCCATCCCAAATGGTTGGTGGACACCATCAAGCCCTGGCTTAGCCGTGGGCTTGATGCGCGAGTTGTGGCGGAGATGCCGCTACGAGATGCATATCTACCGCAGGTGAAGGAGTTCCGGCAGCGGATGGGCGAGTTGGGGCTGTTTGTTCTTGAGGAGGGCAATGAGGTTGGCTATGATGACTGGGAGGGTGCGGATGGAGGTGCGCTGGCTGTCAATTGTTGGTGGTCAATTTGGGGATGGAGTGAAAAG ATTAGAACAAGGATTCCTAGACTTTGCTTTTTGAGCAATGCAACCCCCAAAGATCAAACCTTGAAGATGAACATGCTCGCATCATATTCGATGGAAGTCAACTTGATGAATGAGGAAAACATTGGTCGACAGAAAAGAGGAGCAGTTCCATCACGTGACGATGACGTCGGTGTCACCATTTCGATGGATCGTGGATTTCTACCGGGTCCTGTATTTCTAGGGGTTCAGAACCCTAGCAAGAATGACTTGTATCTATGCTCATTTACAGAAAACAGATATTCTCTACATCCATGTG ACCTGAGTCCAGAGCAAACCGCAAGCATACCAGCCTCCAAATTCCTGGAATCCGAATAA
- a CDS encoding Vacuolar protein sorting-associated protein Vps28, putative: protein MYSQRPLSYAPTPYSYTPNPARSATINLDEEVKLASSSAERDLYESLAEIYSIIVTLDGLEKAYIKDVVTETEYTETCTRLLKQYKSSLGDETVLREFVDLETFKRTWGLECPRATERLRIGLPATVEQASHGAPTPSMGVAATGQAGGASGSLILAATENFITFLDALKLNMVSKDALHPLLSEVIQSVNKVTDTDFEDRGKIIQWLIALNQMRATEELSEDQARELAFDIEQAYQGFKATLN, encoded by the exons ATGTACTCCCAGCGCCCACTTTCGTATGCGCCGACTCCCTACAGCTACACACCTAACCCCGCCCGGTCAGCCACAATCAACCTTGACGAA GAAGTCAAACTAGCATCCAGCTCAGCCGAGCGTGACTTATACGAATCACTAGCCGAAATCTATAGCATCATAGTCACTCTCGATGGACTCGAGAAAGCATACATCAAGGATGTGGTCACCGAGACAGAATATACCGAGACATGCACTCGGCTATTGAAGCAATACAAGTCTAGTCTTGGAGACGAGACAGTGTTGCGGGAGTTCGTGGATTTGGAAACCTTTAAGCGGACGTGGGGT TTGGAATGCCCACGAGCCACAGAGCGATTGCGTATTGGTCTTCCGGCCACAGTTGAGCAAGCTTCTCATGGTGCACCAACCCCCAGCATGGGCGTTGCTGCGACGGGCCAGGCTGGTGGTGCCTCTGGTAGTCTTATTCTGGCAGCAACCGAAAACTTCATTACCTTCCTCGATGCACTGAAACTTAACATGGTATCTAAAGATGCACTGCATCCGCTTTTATCCGAGGTGATTCAATCCGTGAATAAGGTAACAGATACCGATTTCGAAGACCGCGGCAAGATCATTCAGTGGTTGATCGCATTGAATCAAATGCGAGCTACTGAGGAATTGAGCGAGGACCAAGCGCGTGAACTTGCATTTGATATTGAACAGGCTTATCAGGGCTTCAAGGCAACTTTGAACTGA